GGGAAGACGCTGCCGTCGTCAGCAAAAATCCGGATGACGGCGAGTACAGTTCGATCCAGTCCGCAATTGATGCCGTTGACGGGACGACGGTCTTGGTCGAGTCCGGTACGTACGAAGAAAGTGTGACAATTGATGTTGAGGGTCTGACGCTCAAAGCCGCCGGGGACGCCTCACCGACGATTGACGCGTCAGGTATCAACGGCGGTTCGATTCCCGTGCTGGTGATGATGCAGACGGTGTGACCGTGGACGACGAGAACATCGAGTTCCTGTCTGGGATTGACGTGGGTGTAGACTTCAGTGACTACGAGCCTGGCATCACCGAGACCGACGCTGACGCGATCGTCACCGGTGACGCTGCCGAAACTGACGAATTCAACAGCATCGGCGCTGCACTGGATCAAAAAGGCGCAGACACCACGGTGCTCGTGAAGTCCGACTACGACGCTAGCAACGAGAATTCGAATAATGATGGCAGTAATAGTGCCCTAATAAGTATCGTTCATAAGAACGTTGAAGTCATCTCCCAAGAGGGCCCAACGAAAACAGTGATTGATGAGAGGCCAGATGCGACCGGTGGCGGCCGAGCCGTTGACATCAACGCGGCGAATGTTGTGTTCAAAGGATTTGACGTGTCCAATGCAGCTCAGGAAGGCATCGTTGTCACCGGTGTTGAGAATGCAAAGGGCATCGAAATCACGGACAACAAGGTCACCTCAGACACCGATGGTATTCTGGTCTCAGAGTATGGCCCGGAAGGCTTCGACTCTGCTAGCACGGACGGTATTGTGATTGAAAACAATGAGATTAATCATAAGAGATTTGGGGTTTCTCTCAGTAACGGTGCTACGGAACCAGTCGTTAAGCACAATACGATAATCGGCAATGGAAATGAAAGAGGAATCGCTCTGAATCGTGATGGGGAGGGAGTTACTAATGCGACTGTTGAGGCAAACCTCGTTGAGACCAGCTACGTCGGA
The sequence above is a segment of the Halorubrum sp. 2020YC2 genome. Coding sequences within it:
- a CDS encoding right-handed parallel beta-helix repeat-containing protein, which translates into the protein MTVDDENIEFLSGIDVGVDFSDYEPGITETDADAIVTGDAAETDEFNSIGAALDQKGADTTVLVKSDYDASNENSNNDGSNSALISIVHKNVEVISQEGPTKTVIDERPDATGGGRAVDINAANVVFKGFDVSNAAQEGIVVTGVENAKGIEITDNKVTSDTDGILVSEYGPEGFDSASTDGIVIENNEINHKRFGVSLSNGATEPVVKHNTIIGNGNERGIALNRDGEGVTNATVEANLVETSYVGFQRNDDGSTVESLSNNHFINNDLLAIANSASGQLDATENFFGTEDRQTIQDEKISGSGGDTVFDPFAAVEIDPDAGK